One window of the Macaca thibetana thibetana isolate TM-01 chromosome 13, ASM2454274v1, whole genome shotgun sequence genome contains the following:
- the SOCS5 gene encoding suppressor of cytokine signaling 5, producing the protein MDKVGKMWNNFKYRCQNLFGHEGGSRSENVDMNSNRCLSVREKNISIGDSTPQQQSSPLRENVALQLGLSPSKNSSRRNQNCATEIPQIVEISIEKDNDSCVTPGTRLARRDSYSRHAPWGGKKKHSCSTKTQSSLDADKKFGRTRSGLQRRERRYGVSSVHDMDSVSSRTVGSRSLRQRLQDTVGLCFPMRTYSKQSKPLFSNKRKIHLSELMLEKCPFPAGSDLAQKWHLIKQHTAPVSPHSTFFDTFDPSLVSTEDEEDRLRERRRLSIEEGVDPPPNAQIHTFEATAQVNPLYKLGPKLAPGMTEISGDSSAIPQANCDSEEDTTTLCLQSRRQKQRQISGDSHTHVSRQGAWKVHTQIDYIHCLVPDLLQITGNPCYWGVMDRYEAEALLEGKPEGTFLLRDSAQEDYLFSVSFRRYNRSLHARIEQWNHNFSFDAHDPCVFHSSTVTGLLEHYKDPSSCMFFEPLLTISLNRTFPFSLQYICRAVICRCTTYDGIDGLPLPSMLQDFLKEYHYKQKVRVRWLEREPVKAK; encoded by the coding sequence ATGGATAAAGTGGGGAAAATGTGGAATAACTTCAAATACAGGTGTCAGAATCTCTTCGGTCATGAGGGAGGAAGCCGTAGTGAAAATGTGGACATGAACTCCAACAGATGTTTGTCTGTCAGAGAGAAAAACATCAGCATAGGAGACTCAACTCCTCAGCAACAAAGCAGTCCCTTAAGAGAAAATGTTGCCTTACAACTGGGATTAAGCCCGTCAAAGAATTCTTCAAGGAGAAATCAAAATTGTGCCACAGAAATCCCTCAAATTGTTGAAATAAGCATCGAAAAGGATAATGATTCTTGTGTTACCCCAGGAACAAGACTTGCACGAAGAGATTCCTACTCTCGACATGCTCCATGGGGTGGGAAGAAAAAACATTCCTGTTCTACAAAGACCCAGAGTTCATTGGATGCTGATAAGAAGTTTGGTAGAACTCGAAGTGGACTTCAAAGGAGAGAGAGGCGCTACGGCGTAAGTTCTGTACACGACATGGACAGTGTTTCCAGCAGAACTGTAGGAAGTCGCTCtctgagacagaggttgcaggatACTGTGGGCTTGTGTTTTCCCATGAGAACTTACAGCAAGCAGTCAAAGCCTCTCTtttccaataaaagaaaaatccatctgTCTGAATTAATGCTTGAGAAATGCCCATTTCCTGCTGGCTCAGATTTAGCCCAAAAATGGCATTTGATTAAACAGCATACAGCTCCTGTGAGCCCACATTCAACATTTTTTGATACATTTGATCCATCTTTGGTTTCTACAGAAGATGAAGAAGATAGGCTTAGAGAGAGAAGGCGGCTTAGTATTGAAGAAGGGGTTGATCCCCCTCCCAATgcacaaatacatacatttgaAGCTACTGCACAGGTTAATCCATTATATAAACTGGGACCAAAGTTAGCTCCTGGAATGACTGAAATAAGTGGGGACAGTTCTGCAATTCCACAAGCTAATTGTGACTCGGAAGAGGATACAACCACCCTGTGTTTGCAGTCACGGAGGCAGAAGCAGCGTCAGATATCTGGAGACAGCCATACCCATGTTAGCAGACAGGGAGCTTGGAAAGTCCACACACAGATTGATTACATACACTGCCTCGTGCCTGATTTGCTTCAAATTACAGGGAATCCCTGTTACTGGGGAGTGATGGACCGTTATGAAGCAGAAGCCCTTCTCGAAGGGAAACCTGAAGGCACGTTTTTGCTCAGGGACTCTGCGCAAGAGGACTACCTCTTCTCTGTGAGCTTCCGCCGCTACAACAGATCCCTGCATGCCCGAATTGAGCAGTGGAATCACAACTTTAGTTTCGATGCCCATGACCCCTGTGTATTTCACTCCTCCACTGTAACAGGACTTTTAGAACATTATAAAGATCCCAGTTCGTGCATGTTTTTTGAACCATTGCTTACTATATCACTAAATAGGACTTTTCCTTTTAGCCTCCAGTATATCTGTCGCGCGGTAATCTGCAGGTGCACTACGTATGATGGAATTGATGGGCTCCCTCTACCCTCAATGttacaggattttttaaaagagtatcaTTATAAACAAAAAGTTAGAGTTCGCTGGTTAGAACGAGAACCAGTCAAGGCAAAGTAA